One genomic segment of Vicinamibacterales bacterium includes these proteins:
- a CDS encoding carboxypeptidase regulatory-like domain-containing protein — MKRWTTGVLALLMAFAVGSSAFAQGGGASSTGTIQGRVTDSQGAVLPGVTVTATSPSMPGVQTAVSSETGNYRFPAIPPGTYSLSYELSGFNNLKREGVEIRLGFTANVNVELALATLQETVTVSGQSPIIDTTATRTVQNFKLSELQSIPNGRDMWSLLAVTPAVQMARIDVGGNRAGTQTGYTAYGFSGQVRVLIEGINTTEGTGGAGFYFDYSSLEEVFLGTSGQSAEMPNPGVQSQFIAKSGGNTFAGEGYLDWYNNSLQGSNIPDAYTAPTAFNNSPIRAHSNEIDRYWDTALNIGGPIVRDKVWWFGTYRKQFNAVAQPNFNFDSTFDTQLWNAVGKVTYQANQKNKIIGYYQWGQKLQPTRLPFATSIYNSADPTFKQDSGSWVYKGEWNSTISDKLYIEARYGDFGYYFPTLANSDDSYFWRDSGTLAIEGAHRKWQLDRDRKQYTGAATYFLDSASGSHTFKLGGEILQEIGWEGFEQGVGGNIEHVYSNGRSNQLIFRIPTATETGKLGLGKSGALTSASALDVSSFFVNDTWSKGRATVNLGVRYDRYKSTLPEQQQLAGTVGPVSVAAKTFAEREMFTWSEFAPRVGVVFDLTGDGKTVLKGNYGFFWHNPGVGVGSDANPNTAAKQATYQWNDTNLDRRWQPGEQGNLLSQALEGGVLLADGIKQPYTHEVSVWLERQLADTLGVRAGFVYKTEDDLIDNGWQPFRASSAFTVPYTFVDLGVDGRSGTSDDKNVTMLGLPSALAANFPTTTVVSNTGEYSRAKTVEVSLTLRYSNKWSASIGGAYTMTTDFPNDFPNNPNEPGAEDRTLWNLKATGSYDAAWGIRISPVLRHQSGSNYARTLTIAVPSGSGLIASGTAHAEPMDSNREDNIWVFDVRAEKTVPIGSRTRARLFFDLFNITNSHSSETISRATGLGYQKPSAILAPRTARVGFRFLW, encoded by the coding sequence ATGAAGCGTTGGACTACGGGCGTTCTCGCCCTGCTGATGGCGTTTGCCGTCGGCTCATCGGCGTTTGCCCAGGGCGGCGGTGCCAGCAGCACCGGCACGATCCAGGGTCGCGTCACCGACTCACAGGGCGCGGTCCTGCCGGGTGTGACGGTGACGGCCACCAGCCCGTCGATGCCCGGCGTGCAGACCGCAGTGTCATCCGAGACGGGCAATTACCGTTTCCCCGCGATTCCTCCCGGCACCTACTCGCTCAGCTACGAGCTGTCGGGCTTCAACAACCTGAAGCGCGAGGGCGTGGAGATTCGCCTGGGCTTCACGGCGAACGTGAACGTGGAGCTGGCGCTGGCCACGCTCCAGGAGACGGTCACGGTCAGCGGACAGTCGCCGATCATCGACACCACGGCGACGCGCACGGTGCAGAACTTCAAGCTGTCCGAGCTGCAGTCGATCCCGAACGGCCGCGACATGTGGTCGCTGCTGGCGGTCACGCCGGCGGTGCAGATGGCGCGCATCGATGTGGGCGGCAACCGCGCCGGCACCCAGACCGGCTACACCGCCTACGGCTTCAGCGGCCAGGTCCGCGTGCTGATTGAAGGCATCAACACCACCGAGGGCACCGGCGGCGCCGGCTTCTACTTCGACTACTCGTCGCTCGAAGAGGTGTTCCTCGGCACCTCGGGCCAGTCGGCCGAGATGCCGAACCCGGGCGTGCAGAGCCAGTTCATCGCCAAGTCCGGCGGCAACACCTTCGCGGGTGAAGGCTATCTTGACTGGTACAACAACTCGCTGCAGGGCTCGAACATCCCCGACGCCTACACCGCGCCGACGGCGTTCAACAACAGCCCGATCCGCGCCCACAGCAACGAGATCGATCGCTACTGGGACACGGCCCTGAACATCGGCGGCCCGATCGTGCGCGACAAGGTGTGGTGGTTCGGCACCTACCGCAAGCAGTTCAACGCGGTGGCGCAGCCCAACTTCAACTTCGACTCGACCTTCGACACCCAGCTGTGGAACGCGGTCGGCAAGGTGACCTACCAGGCCAACCAGAAGAACAAGATCATCGGCTACTACCAGTGGGGCCAGAAGCTCCAGCCGACGCGCCTGCCGTTTGCCACCTCGATCTACAACTCGGCCGACCCGACGTTCAAGCAGGACTCGGGCAGCTGGGTCTACAAGGGCGAATGGAACAGCACCATCAGCGACAAGCTGTATATCGAGGCCCGCTACGGCGACTTCGGCTACTACTTCCCGACCCTGGCCAACAGCGACGACAGCTACTTCTGGCGTGACTCGGGCACGCTGGCCATCGAGGGTGCGCACCGCAAGTGGCAGCTCGATCGCGACCGCAAGCAGTACACCGGCGCCGCCACCTACTTCCTCGATTCGGCCAGCGGCAGCCACACCTTCAAGCTCGGCGGCGAGATCCTGCAGGAGATCGGCTGGGAAGGCTTCGAGCAGGGCGTGGGCGGCAACATCGAGCACGTCTACAGCAACGGCCGGTCGAACCAGCTGATCTTCCGCATCCCGACCGCCACCGAAACCGGCAAGCTGGGGCTCGGCAAGTCCGGCGCCCTGACCTCGGCGTCGGCGTTGGATGTGTCCAGCTTCTTTGTGAATGACACCTGGAGCAAGGGTCGCGCCACGGTCAACCTCGGCGTGCGCTACGACCGCTACAAGAGCACGTTGCCCGAGCAGCAGCAGCTCGCCGGAACCGTGGGCCCTGTTTCCGTGGCGGCCAAGACGTTTGCCGAGAGGGAAATGTTCACGTGGAGCGAGTTCGCGCCCCGCGTCGGCGTGGTCTTCGACCTCACGGGCGACGGCAAGACCGTGCTCAAGGGCAACTACGGCTTCTTCTGGCACAACCCCGGTGTCGGCGTGGGGAGCGATGCCAACCCCAACACGGCGGCCAAGCAGGCCACCTACCAGTGGAACGACACCAACCTCGACCGCCGCTGGCAGCCAGGCGAGCAGGGCAATCTCCTGAGTCAGGCGCTGGAAGGCGGCGTGCTGCTGGCCGATGGGATCAAGCAGCCCTACACCCACGAAGTCAGCGTGTGGCTGGAGCGCCAGCTCGCTGATACGCTGGGCGTGCGCGCCGGCTTCGTCTACAAGACCGAAGACGACCTCATCGACAACGGCTGGCAGCCGTTCCGCGCTTCCTCCGCGTTCACCGTCCCTTACACCTTCGTGGACCTCGGTGTGGACGGACGCTCGGGCACGTCGGACGACAAGAACGTCACCATGCTCGGCCTGCCCTCCGCGCTGGCCGCCAACTTCCCGACGACGACGGTGGTGTCAAACACCGGCGAGTACTCGCGCGCGAAGACGGTGGAGGTGTCGCTGACTCTCCGCTACAGCAACAAATGGTCGGCGTCGATCGGTGGCGCCTACACGATGACTACTGACTTCCCGAACGATTTCCCGAACAACCCGAACGAGCCTGGTGCCGAGGATCGTACCCTCTGGAACTTGAAGGCCACGGGCAGCTACGACGCGGCGTGGGGCATCCGCATTTCGCCGGTGCTCCGCCATCAGTCGGGCTCCAACTACGCCCGCACGCTCACCATCGCGGTCCCGTCCGGGTCGGGCCTGATTGCCAGCGGCACGGCCCATGCCGAGCCGATGGATTCGAACCGCGAGGACAACATCTGGGTGTTCGACGTCCGCGCGGAAAAAACCGTGCCGATCGGGTCGCGCACCCGCGCGCGCCTCTTCTTCGACCTCTTCAACATCACCAACAGCCACTCGTCCGAGACGATCAGCCGGGCGACCGGGTTGGGCTACCAGAAGCCGTCGGCCATTCTCGCGCCCCGCACGGCGCGCGTCGGCTTCCGCTTCCTCTGGTAA
- a CDS encoding tetratricopeptide repeat protein — MKTFFGAAALVVALVVSALPAAAQTGRVGGTIKDPQGQPLKGATITAENPQASPSSFTATTDDKGRYSIIGLKTGTWKITAAAPGFTPSSGNVPVRSLGAPMPPVDFVLAPGATGPAGALAGVNTKELQAELQKAMDLANSQQYDAAIVAYQAILTKTPALTMINGQIAQVQRLQKKYDEAIASYQKVLAADPNNDKSKIEIGMTYLEKGDFANAEKSLLEVATSTSANREVFYNLGEVKFAKAETDEAVKYYQRAVDMDPTWGKPLFKIGLAKLQKADMAGALEIMEKVIVVDPNSAEAAQAKGLIAQLKKG, encoded by the coding sequence TTGAAGACATTCTTTGGGGCGGCGGCTCTGGTCGTGGCGCTCGTGGTTTCGGCCCTCCCGGCCGCGGCGCAGACGGGCCGGGTTGGCGGCACCATCAAGGATCCACAGGGCCAGCCTTTGAAGGGCGCCACCATCACCGCGGAAAATCCGCAGGCGTCGCCATCGTCGTTCACGGCGACCACCGACGACAAGGGGCGCTACTCGATCATCGGCCTCAAGACCGGCACCTGGAAGATCACGGCCGCGGCCCCGGGCTTCACGCCCTCCTCCGGTAACGTGCCCGTCCGCTCGCTGGGCGCGCCCATGCCGCCCGTGGACTTCGTGCTGGCGCCCGGCGCCACCGGCCCCGCCGGGGCACTCGCCGGCGTGAACACCAAGGAACTGCAGGCCGAACTGCAGAAGGCCATGGACCTGGCCAACAGCCAGCAGTACGACGCCGCCATCGTCGCCTACCAGGCCATCCTCACCAAGACGCCCGCGCTCACGATGATCAACGGGCAGATCGCCCAGGTGCAGCGCCTGCAGAAGAAGTACGACGAGGCGATTGCGTCGTATCAGAAGGTGCTGGCCGCCGACCCGAACAACGACAAGTCGAAGATCGAAATCGGCATGACCTATCTCGAGAAGGGCGACTTCGCCAACGCCGAGAAGTCGCTGCTGGAAGTGGCGACGTCGACCAGCGCCAACCGCGAGGTGTTCTACAACCTCGGCGAGGTGAAGTTCGCGAAGGCCGAGACCGACGAGGCCGTGAAGTACTACCAGCGCGCCGTGGACATGGACCCGACGTGGGGCAAGCCACTCTTCAAGATTGGCCTGGCCAAGCTGCAGAAGGCCGACATGGCCGGCGCCCTCGAGATCATGGAGAAGGTGATCGTCGTGGATCCGAACTCGGCGGAAGCGGCGCAGGCCAAGGGCCTGATCGCTCAGCTCAAGAAGGGCTAA
- a CDS encoding cytochrome c3 family protein produces the protein MTKPIAEATIVGDFRDGTTFADHDRAYAFGRKDGRPFVTVKFGQAPPETFTVDYTLGAKRYQGYLATLPDGRIYVLPVFWHIASQRWMDWKEITLIPDGAHGMRQIWNANCFNCHGTNIAQGYDLDAKRYNSTWTEMGIGCEACHGAGREHVALMDQWERNPASKPAYDNSSDNRQLSDTLKIFSTRSSDPKRVYDTCAYCHGNKTNVFVGFSGGDRYADYALPFLISQPIPARDHQGEFWPDGRPNQFNRPQALTLSGCFQAGAVACTSCHLSHGSKYDASLKVDIHVGRRGDELCTQCHSTPKSTSLPPSLELRRTSKPQGPGPEPAASFAGDGLSKHTFHAPQSEGSRCINCHMSDVNWRMLTRRRDHSFQPPVPETTARFGIPNACTTCHDDRSPEWAARQMDQWWGNGERRGKAITLADTMYRAGSGDVSTLPGLARLAVDRSQGLLVRASAAEYIGRLISERRPDAAQVTPAVVNSLIAAAADPEPVVRAAAVKALGTTGDRERALAPVLARVVDQSRVVRARAAEVLASFGVVQLPGGAGAALRTAQEEYILSLDTFPDVASHHAAKGWLEAERGHASEAMAALDKAIIVDPGYAYPWVVKGVMSARQGKFADAVEMWKKARSIEPSYPNIDQLIGEVEKRKAP, from the coding sequence ATGACCAAACCCATCGCCGAAGCCACCATCGTCGGCGACTTCCGCGACGGGACGACGTTCGCGGATCACGATCGGGCGTATGCGTTCGGACGAAAAGACGGCAGGCCGTTTGTGACGGTGAAGTTCGGCCAGGCGCCCCCTGAGACCTTCACGGTGGACTACACGCTTGGCGCCAAGCGCTACCAGGGCTACCTGGCGACGCTGCCCGACGGGAGGATCTATGTGTTGCCGGTGTTCTGGCACATCGCGAGCCAGCGGTGGATGGACTGGAAGGAAATCACGCTTATTCCAGACGGCGCGCACGGCATGCGCCAGATCTGGAACGCCAACTGCTTCAACTGCCACGGCACCAACATCGCGCAGGGCTACGACCTCGACGCCAAGCGCTACAACTCGACGTGGACCGAGATGGGCATCGGCTGCGAGGCGTGTCACGGCGCCGGCCGCGAGCACGTTGCTTTGATGGACCAGTGGGAGAGGAACCCTGCCTCGAAACCCGCGTACGACAACAGCTCCGACAACCGGCAGCTGAGCGACACCCTGAAGATCTTCTCGACGCGCAGTTCCGATCCGAAGCGCGTGTACGATACCTGCGCCTATTGCCACGGCAACAAGACCAACGTGTTCGTGGGCTTCAGCGGCGGCGATCGCTACGCCGACTACGCGCTGCCGTTCCTGATCAGCCAGCCCATTCCGGCGCGCGACCACCAGGGCGAGTTCTGGCCCGACGGCCGCCCCAACCAGTTCAACCGGCCCCAGGCGCTGACCCTCAGCGGCTGCTTCCAGGCCGGCGCCGTGGCGTGCACGAGCTGTCACCTGTCGCACGGGTCGAAGTACGACGCCTCCCTGAAGGTCGACATCCATGTCGGCCGCCGGGGCGATGAGCTGTGCACGCAGTGCCATTCGACTCCCAAGTCCACGAGCCTTCCGCCTTCGCTAGAGCTACGGCGGACAAGCAAGCCCCAGGGCCCAGGCCCTGAGCCGGCGGCGTCCTTTGCCGGCGACGGCCTGTCGAAGCACACCTTTCATGCGCCGCAATCCGAGGGCAGCCGTTGTATCAACTGCCACATGAGCGACGTCAACTGGCGCATGCTCACTCGTCGTCGTGATCACTCATTCCAGCCGCCGGTGCCCGAAACCACCGCTCGGTTCGGCATTCCCAACGCCTGCACGACCTGCCACGACGACCGCTCACCCGAGTGGGCGGCGCGGCAGATGGACCAGTGGTGGGGGAATGGCGAGCGCCGAGGCAAGGCGATCACGCTGGCCGATACGATGTATCGAGCGGGCTCGGGAGACGTCTCGACATTGCCGGGCCTGGCGCGGCTCGCGGTGGATCGGTCGCAGGGCCTGCTGGTCCGCGCGAGCGCGGCTGAGTACATCGGGCGGTTGATTTCCGAGCGCCGGCCCGATGCCGCACAGGTGACGCCGGCCGTGGTCAACTCACTGATCGCCGCGGCCGCCGACCCCGAACCGGTCGTGCGCGCGGCTGCGGTGAAGGCGCTCGGTACGACCGGCGATCGCGAGCGCGCCCTCGCACCGGTGCTGGCCCGCGTCGTCGATCAGTCGCGCGTCGTCCGCGCGCGCGCGGCCGAGGTGCTGGCGAGCTTTGGGGTTGTCCAGTTGCCGGGCGGCGCCGGCGCGGCCCTGCGCACGGCGCAGGAGGAATACATCCTCAGCCTCGACACATTCCCCGATGTGGCGTCTCACCACGCCGCGAAAGGCTGGCTCGAGGCGGAACGCGGCCATGCGAGCGAGGCGATGGCCGCCCTGGACAAGGCGATCATCGTCGATCCGGGCTACGCGTATCCGTGGGTGGTGAAGGGGGTGATGTCGGCGCGGCAGGGGAAGTTCGCCGACGCGGTGGAGATGTGGAAGAAGGCCCGAAGCATCGAGCCTTCCTACCCCAATATCGATCAGTTAATCGGCGAAGTCGAGAAGCGCAAAGCGCCTTAG
- a CDS encoding exo-beta-N-acetylmuramidase NamZ domain-containing protein codes for MRLTLLALALAALASAAPGAQAPSSAPKTALSLAGPLTRIDELVRDGMTARQLPGAVVLVGRGDQTVYEKAYGSRVTVPAEELMTLDTVFDLASLTKVIATTTAVMTVVEQGRVRLNDPVASFIPGFERYGKAGITVRHLLTHVSGLRPDVDLHPWSGYEAAIALAIDEVPTSAPGEQFVYSDINFFLLGDIVTRVTGQSLDAYLRRAVFGPLGMRDTGFLPAKMLMSRIAPTERCAEQDAWPCKRPDAAPLRGVVHDPTARRMGGIAGHAGLFSTARDLQRFARMLINGGVLNGTRVLSAASVKAMTSPATPAGMTSVRGLGWDIDTSYSSNRGDLFPIGSYGHTGFTGTSLWIDPASKSYVIFLSSRLHPDGTGDVGVLRSRIATVAAAALLGDATGVRLRPDATLPGVRLKPDATLTSPVLAGVDVLARDGFAKLKGKKVGLITNHTGRARDGKSTIDLLHGAPGVRLVALFAPEHGIRGILDEDVPSARDEQTGLAIHSLYGATRRLTDAMLAGIDTLVIDLQDIGSRFYTYPATVGYVLEEAAKRKIAVMVLDRPNPVNGWQIEGPNQSEPIREFIAYFPMPVRHGLTLGELAKLFNEEKKFNADLTVIAAENWRRDYWFDETGLAWINPSPNMRNLNQATLYPGIGAIEYSNVSVGRGTDQPFEQLGAPWIDGPRLAAALNARKLAGIRFYPVAFTPTSSKYANQACQGVFMVITNRAALQPVRVGLEIAGALFTLFGEKYQLENTDLLLGSRDSLERVKRGEDPAAVAARWGADEARWRRLRAKYLLYR; via the coding sequence ATGCGTTTGACGCTACTCGCCCTCGCCCTGGCGGCCCTGGCCTCGGCCGCACCGGGAGCCCAGGCGCCCTCTTCTGCGCCCAAAACCGCGCTTTCCCTGGCCGGGCCGCTGACCCGGATAGACGAACTGGTCCGCGACGGCATGACGGCCAGGCAGCTTCCGGGCGCGGTGGTGCTGGTCGGGCGCGGCGATCAGACGGTGTACGAGAAAGCATATGGCTCCCGGGTGACGGTCCCCGCCGAAGAGCTGATGACCCTTGATACGGTGTTCGACCTCGCGTCGTTGACCAAGGTCATTGCGACCACCACGGCGGTGATGACGGTGGTTGAGCAGGGCAGGGTGAGGCTCAACGACCCGGTGGCGTCGTTCATTCCCGGGTTCGAGCGATACGGAAAGGCCGGCATCACCGTTCGGCACCTGCTGACGCACGTGTCGGGCCTTCGCCCCGACGTGGATCTGCACCCCTGGAGCGGCTACGAGGCCGCCATTGCCCTGGCGATCGACGAGGTGCCGACCTCGGCGCCGGGCGAGCAGTTCGTCTACAGCGACATCAACTTCTTCCTGCTTGGCGACATCGTCACGCGGGTGACCGGGCAGTCGCTTGACGCGTACCTGCGACGCGCGGTCTTCGGACCGCTCGGCATGCGGGACACGGGCTTTCTGCCGGCCAAGATGCTGATGTCGCGGATCGCCCCGACCGAGCGGTGCGCGGAACAGGATGCCTGGCCCTGCAAGCGTCCGGACGCGGCGCCGCTGCGCGGCGTGGTGCACGATCCCACCGCCCGGCGCATGGGCGGCATCGCCGGGCATGCCGGCCTGTTCAGCACGGCCCGCGACCTGCAGCGGTTCGCGCGGATGCTGATCAACGGCGGCGTGCTGAACGGCACGCGCGTGCTGTCGGCCGCCAGCGTGAAGGCGATGACGTCGCCGGCCACGCCGGCGGGCATGACGAGCGTGCGCGGACTCGGGTGGGACATCGACACGTCGTACTCGAGCAATCGCGGCGACCTGTTTCCGATCGGGTCGTACGGCCACACCGGGTTCACCGGCACCAGCCTGTGGATCGATCCGGCGTCGAAGTCGTACGTGATCTTTCTGTCGAGCCGCTTGCACCCGGACGGCACCGGCGATGTCGGTGTGCTGCGCAGCCGGATCGCGACCGTCGCCGCGGCGGCGCTTCTTGGCGACGCCACCGGGGTCCGGCTAAGGCCGGACGCTACATTGCCCGGGGTCCGGCTGAAGCCGGACGCTACATTGACCTCACCGGTCCTCGCCGGCGTTGACGTTCTCGCCCGCGACGGCTTCGCGAAGCTCAAGGGCAAGAAGGTCGGCCTGATCACGAACCACACCGGCCGCGCCCGTGACGGCAAGAGCACCATCGATCTGCTGCACGGCGCCCCCGGCGTGCGTTTGGTGGCGCTGTTCGCGCCGGAGCACGGCATCCGCGGCATTCTCGATGAGGACGTGCCGTCGGCTCGCGACGAGCAGACGGGACTCGCCATTCATTCGTTGTACGGCGCCACGCGGCGCCTGACCGACGCGATGCTCGCCGGCATCGACACGCTCGTCATCGATCTCCAGGACATCGGGTCGCGCTTCTACACCTACCCGGCGACCGTGGGCTACGTCCTGGAGGAGGCCGCGAAACGAAAGATTGCGGTGATGGTGCTCGACCGGCCGAACCCGGTCAACGGCTGGCAGATCGAAGGGCCGAACCAGTCCGAGCCAATCCGCGAGTTCATCGCCTATTTCCCGATGCCGGTGCGACACGGCCTGACCCTCGGCGAGCTGGCGAAGCTGTTCAACGAGGAAAAGAAGTTCAACGCCGACCTGACGGTGATTGCCGCCGAGAACTGGCGGCGCGATTACTGGTTCGACGAGACCGGGCTGGCGTGGATCAACCCGTCGCCGAACATGCGCAATCTCAACCAGGCGACGCTCTACCCTGGCATCGGCGCCATCGAGTACTCGAACGTCTCGGTCGGGCGCGGCACCGACCAGCCTTTCGAGCAGCTGGGCGCGCCGTGGATCGACGGGCCGCGGCTGGCGGCCGCGCTGAACGCGCGCAAGCTCGCGGGCATTCGCTTCTATCCGGTGGCCTTCACGCCCACCTCGAGCAAGTACGCCAACCAGGCGTGCCAGGGCGTGTTCATGGTGATCACCAATCGCGCCGCGCTCCAGCCGGTTCGCGTCGGGCTGGAAATTGCGGGCGCGCTGTTCACGCTGTTCGGCGAGAAATACCAGCTCGAGAACACCGACCTCCTGCTGGGTTCGCGTGACAGCCTCGAGCGCGTGAAGCGCGGTGAGGACCCGGCCGCGGTGGCGGCCAGGTGGGGCGCGGACGAAGCGCGCTGGCGCCGCCTGCGCGCGAAGTACTTGCTGTATCGCTAG
- a CDS encoding tryptophan 2,3-dioxygenase family protein, translating to MRAEMCERLVDLDEGIQEWRYRHVKMVQRTIGAKVGTGGSAGAHYLVTTLMTPVFPDLWAIRSAL from the coding sequence ATGCGTGCGGAGATGTGCGAGCGCCTGGTGGATCTGGACGAGGGCATACAGGAGTGGCGCTACCGCCACGTCAAGATGGTCCAGCGGACCATCGGCGCCAAGGTCGGCACCGGCGGGTCGGCGGGGGCGCATTACCTGGTCACGACCCTGATGACACCGGTCTTCCCGGACCTTTGGGCCATTCGCTCGGCACTGTAG